In Mesorhizobium sp. 113-3-3, a genomic segment contains:
- the nifK gene encoding nitrogenase molybdenum-iron protein subunit beta: MPQSAEKVLDHAPLFREPEYRQMLADKKLNFECPHPDQIVTDQGELTKTWEYREKNLAREALVINPAKACQPLGAVFAAAGFERTMSFVHGSQGCVAYYRSHLSRHFKEPSSAVSSSMTEDAAVFGGLKNMVDGLANTYKLYDPKMIAVSTTCMAEVIGDDLRSFIENAKNEGSVPSDFDVPFAHTPAFVGSHIDGYDGMVKGVLEHFWKGSERSQAAGTINIIPGFDGFCVGNNRELKRLLDLMGVTYTVIQDASDQFDTPSDGEYRMYDGGTKIEDLKGALNAEATLSLQHYNTRKTLEYCDEVGQATASFHYPLGVQATDEFLMKVSAISGQEIPEAIRMERGRLVDAMADSQSWLHGKKYAIYGDPDFVYATARFVMETGGEPTHCLATNGTSPWQAEMKELLASSSFGQDAQIWAGKDLWAMRSLLFTEPVDLLIGNSYGKYLERDTGTPLIRLMFPIFDRHHHHRFPLMGYQGGLRVLTTILDKIFDKLDRETSETGVTDYSYDLTR; encoded by the coding sequence ATGCCGCAATCGGCCGAAAAAGTTCTCGACCATGCTCCCCTGTTCCGCGAGCCGGAATACAGACAAATGCTTGCCGACAAGAAACTGAATTTCGAATGTCCTCACCCTGATCAGATCGTCACCGATCAAGGCGAATTGACCAAAACTTGGGAATACCGCGAAAAGAACCTCGCTCGCGAGGCGCTTGTCATAAACCCCGCCAAGGCCTGCCAGCCGCTCGGTGCGGTGTTCGCGGCCGCGGGCTTCGAGCGGACCATGTCTTTCGTCCACGGTAGCCAGGGCTGCGTTGCCTACTACCGCTCGCATCTGTCGCGACATTTCAAGGAGCCTTCGTCAGCGGTTTCCTCCTCGATGACCGAGGACGCGGCAGTGTTTGGCGGCCTGAAGAACATGGTCGACGGACTCGCCAATACCTACAAGCTCTACGACCCCAAGATGATCGCCGTCTCGACCACCTGCATGGCTGAAGTCATTGGCGACGACCTGCGGAGCTTCATCGAGAACGCCAAGAACGAAGGCTCGGTCCCGAGCGACTTCGACGTGCCTTTCGCGCATACGCCTGCCTTCGTCGGCAGCCATATCGATGGCTATGACGGCATGGTGAAGGGCGTGCTGGAGCATTTCTGGAAGGGCAGCGAGCGCTCGCAAGCCGCTGGGACCATCAACATCATTCCAGGCTTCGACGGATTCTGCGTCGGAAACAACCGAGAACTCAAGCGCCTCCTCGACCTGATGGGTGTCACTTATACCGTCATTCAAGACGCCTCAGACCAGTTCGACACGCCGTCTGACGGCGAATACCGCATGTATGACGGTGGCACGAAGATCGAAGACTTGAAAGGCGCACTCAACGCGGAGGCGACACTGTCGCTGCAGCATTACAACACCCGCAAGACGCTGGAATATTGCGACGAGGTCGGGCAAGCGACGGCATCCTTCCACTATCCACTGGGTGTCCAGGCGACCGACGAATTCCTGATGAAGGTCTCGGCGATTTCCGGCCAGGAGATCCCCGAGGCAATCCGGATGGAGCGCGGCCGACTGGTTGACGCCATGGCGGACAGCCAGTCATGGCTGCACGGCAAGAAGTACGCAATCTATGGGGATCCGGACTTCGTCTACGCCACGGCCCGCTTCGTCATGGAGACCGGTGGCGAGCCGACACATTGCCTCGCGACCAACGGCACATCGCCCTGGCAGGCCGAGATGAAGGAATTGCTTGCATCCTCGTCCTTCGGCCAGGATGCCCAGATCTGGGCGGGCAAGGATCTCTGGGCGATGCGTTCGCTGCTGTTTACAGAGCCGGTGGACCTGCTGATCGGCAATTCCTATGGCAAGTATCTGGAGCGCGACACCGGCACGCCGCTGATCCGGCTGATGTTTCCAATCTTCGACCGGCACCATCACCATCGCTTTCCCCTCATGGGCTACCAGGGTGGATTACGCGTGCTGACGACGATCCTCGACAAGATATTCGACAAGCTCGATCGCGAGACGAGCGAAACAGGCGTGACGGACTATTCCTATGACCTCACCCGCTAA
- the nifD gene encoding nitrogenase molybdenum-iron protein alpha chain has protein sequence MGLDYENDGALHAKLIEDVLSQYPDKAAKRRKKHLSVATSKDEAGGEDKGLSECDVKSNIKSIPGVMTIRGCAYAGSKGVVWGPVKDMVHISHGPVGCGQYSWSQRRNYYVGTTGIDTFVTMQFTSDFQEKDIVFGGDKKLEKIIDEVEDLFPLSGGISVQSECPIGLIGDDIEAVSRKKAKEHEKTIVPVRCEGFRGVSQSLGHHIANDAIRDWVFDKDDVAFESGPYDVNVVGDYNIGGDAWASRILLEEIGLRVVGNWSGDATLAEIERAPKAKLNLIHCYRSMNYICRHMEEKYGIAWMEYNFFGPSQIEASLRNIAKHFGAEIEEKTEKVIAKYRPLVDAVIAKYQPRLEGRTVMLYVGGLRPRHVITAYEDLGMVIVGTGYEFAHNDDYQRTGHYVKNGTLVYDDVTGYELEKFIEGIRPDLVGSGIKEKYPVQKMGIPFRQMHSWDYSGPYHGYDGFAIFARDMDLAINNPVWDLYRAPWKKMKDAPPTAVAAE, from the coding sequence GCGCCTTGCATGCGAAGCTTATCGAAGACGTGCTGTCCCAATATCCAGACAAGGCGGCGAAGCGTCGCAAGAAGCACCTCAGTGTCGCAACGAGCAAGGACGAGGCCGGAGGTGAGGACAAGGGCCTTTCCGAATGCGACGTCAAATCGAACATCAAATCCATTCCGGGCGTGATGACAATCCGCGGCTGCGCCTATGCCGGCTCCAAGGGCGTGGTGTGGGGTCCGGTCAAGGATATGGTCCACATCTCGCACGGGCCGGTCGGCTGTGGGCAATATTCCTGGTCGCAACGCCGCAACTATTACGTCGGCACGACGGGCATCGACACATTCGTGACAATGCAGTTCACCTCCGACTTCCAGGAGAAGGACATCGTTTTCGGCGGCGACAAGAAGCTGGAAAAGATCATCGACGAGGTCGAGGACTTGTTTCCGCTCAGTGGGGGCATCTCGGTGCAGTCCGAATGCCCGATCGGCCTGATCGGGGACGATATCGAGGCAGTGTCGCGCAAGAAGGCCAAGGAGCACGAAAAGACGATTGTACCGGTGCGCTGCGAAGGTTTCCGCGGCGTTTCACAATCGCTCGGCCACCACATTGCCAATGATGCGATCCGCGATTGGGTCTTCGACAAGGACGATGTCGCGTTCGAGTCCGGCCCTTACGACGTCAACGTCGTTGGCGACTACAACATTGGCGGCGATGCCTGGGCTTCGCGAATCCTGCTTGAGGAGATTGGACTTCGGGTGGTCGGCAACTGGTCGGGCGACGCCACGCTCGCCGAGATAGAGCGCGCGCCCAAGGCCAAGCTCAATTTGATCCACTGCTACCGGTCGATGAACTACATCTGCCGGCACATGGAGGAAAAGTACGGCATCGCCTGGATGGAATACAATTTCTTCGGCCCCTCCCAGATCGAGGCCTCCTTGCGCAACATCGCCAAACACTTCGGCGCGGAAATCGAGGAGAAGACCGAAAAGGTCATCGCCAAGTACCGGCCCTTGGTCGATGCCGTCATCGCCAAGTACCAACCGCGCCTCGAAGGCAGGACGGTGATGCTCTATGTCGGCGGCCTGCGCCCCCGTCACGTCATCACTGCCTACGAAGACCTCGGTATGGTGATCGTTGGCACCGGCTACGAATTCGCCCACAACGACGACTATCAGCGCACCGGCCATTACGTGAAGAATGGCACGCTCGTCTATGACGACGTCACCGGTTATGAGCTGGAGAAGTTCATCGAAGGCATCCGCCCGGATCTCGTTGGCTCCGGTATCAAGGAGAAGTACCCGGTACAGAAGATGGGCATCCCGTTCCGCCAGATGCACTCCTGGGACTATTCCGGCCCGTATCACGGCTATGACGGCTTCGCCATTTTCGCCCGCGACATGGATCTGGCCATCAACAACCCGGTCTGGGATCTCTACCGCGCGCCGTGGAAAAAGATGAAGGACGCGCCGCCGACGGCGGTCGCCGCCGAATGA